AGCATTTACCTCTATTCTTTTTATTCATTCTTTTTGCTCATTCTTTTTACTGATTCTTTTTACTGATTGTGTTGAATTTTCACATCCCTTCACACAAGTAGATTGCTTTTACGGCAGCGCTGTCATTATTCAAATTAAAACTTAAAACTTAAAACTGACAATTATGAGTAAAGTTCATAATTTAATGAAATTAAATCATTTTTATTCATCAGTTAATCTGCGTATAAAACCTTCTCTGCTCGACACAACTAACGTATTGCATTCGTTTTTAATTAGCTACTAGGCGCTTAATTAGAAAATACAGAACAGTTGAACTGAGCTAAAAATTTGGGTTTATGTTCACAAATGGAATGTCAGATCACCATGAATAACACTTTTACTTTTTCGCTTAAGCGCGTTTGTTTTGATGAAAACTACCGTCCATCTGACAACACACGCATCACTACTAACTTTGCTAACTTGGCTAGAGGTAGACGACGCCAGGATAATCTTCGAAACGCATTACAGATGATAGACAATCGTTTTAATGCTCTAGCGTATTGGGACAATATTAGCGGCGATCGTTATTCGGCAAAGCTTGAAATCATTTCGGTTGATATTGATGTTGAAGGTAACGGCTGTACCTTTCCTACCATTGAAATACTAAAAACCAATATTCTTGATCGCAAAACCAATACGACTATTGAAGGAATTGTGGGGAACAACTTTTCGTCTTATGTACGAGACTACGACTTTAGCGTGATCTTATCTGAGCATAATAAAGACCGAGACCAGTTTAGCATTCCCAATGATTTTGGTGATTTGCACGGGAAGATGTTTAAAGCATTCGTGAACTCAGACGTTTACAAAGAAAGTTTCAGTAAGTTACCTGTTATCTGCCTGAGTGTGTCGGAAAACAAAACTTACCAAAGAACGGAAAATCAGCACCCTGTATTAGGTTTTGAATACCAGCCTAATAGCGCTTCGTTAACCGAGCAGTATTTCCAAAAGATGGGACTGCAGGTTCGCTATTTCATGCCGCCTAATAGCGTTGCCCCTTTGGCATTCTATCATTTTGGTGACTTGCTAAACGATTACACCAATCTTGAATTGATAAGCACGATTAGCACCATGGAAACCTTCCAAAAGATTTATCGCCCTGAGATTTATAACGCAAACGCGGTCGCAGGTAGAGTGTATCAGCCGAATTTAAAACACCAAGATCATTCACTCACACAAATAGAATATGACCGAGAAGAACGCAATCACTTAGCGGCTCAACAAGGTAAGTTTGTTGAAGAGAATTTCATCAAGCCTTACCACAATATTCTTCAACAATGGTCTGCAAACTGCGCCCTTTAACTCATTCAAACGTGTAGTACATATTATGAAAAAATTATTACCTACTTCAATTGCCGGCAGCCTTCCTAAACCGTCTTGGCTAGCGCAACCTGAAACACTTTGGTCACCTTGGAAATTAGAGGGTGATGAACTGACTCAGGGCAAACAAGACGCCTTACGCTTGTCGTTACTCAATCAGCAACAATCTGGCGTTGATATCATTAGCGATGGTGAACAAACTCGCCAACACTTTGTTACCACCTTTATTGAACATTTAAACGGTGTTGATTTTCAGCAGCGTAAAACGGTAAAAATCCGTGACAGATATGATGCCAGTGTGCCTATGGTGGTTGGTGAGGTTACTCGTCAAAAAGCCGTTTTTGTCGATGATGCCAAGTTTTTACGTCAACAAACTAGCCAACCAATTAAATGGGCACTTCCCGGCCCCATGACGATGGTAGATACCCTTTACGACAGCCACTATAAAAGTCGCGAAAAGCTTGCTTGGGAATTTGCGAAAATATTAAACCAAGAAGCCAAAGAGTTGGAAGCTGCAGGCGTTGATATTATTCAGTTTGATGAACCTGCTTTTAATGTATTTTTCGATGAGGTGAATGACTGGGGCATTGCGGCACTTGAACGCGCAGCTGAAGGGTTAAAATGTGAAACTGCCGTACATATCTGCTACGGCTATGGGATTAAAGCCAACACCGATTGGAAAAAGTCATTAGGTGATGAATGGAGACAATACGAAGAGATTTTTCCAAAACTGCAATCGTCCTCTATCGACCTTATTTCGCTAGAGTGTCAAAATTCTCGGGTTCCCATGGAACTAATCGAGCTGCTTCGTGGGAAAAAAGTGATGGTTGGTGCTATAGACGTAGCCACCAATGCTATTGAAACACCAGAAGAAGTCGCTAATACCCTAAGAAAGGCCTTACAGTTCGTTGATGCTGATAAACTATACCCTTGTACTAACTGTGGCATGGTGCCGTTATCACAACATGTAACACGCGGAAAACTCAACGCATTGAGTGCAGGTGCCGAAATCATTAGACAAGAATTAACGCGTTAATGCTACTGTCCTGATAGCGATTACAGAGCTGACATTGAGTTTGCATCTATGCGCCACTCAACTTTTTTGTCAGCTCTGTTTAACCTGCTAGCCAATGAATAATGTTAAATAAAAATCGTTCGTTTTGTTCAGCTCCTACCGACCTCATACCATGTTTATCTCCTGTACGCGTATCGATTTGAGAAGAAAACATCATGCCTTCAGAAAACACTGCAACCCGCCCCTTACCCAATTTCAACAAGGCACCTTGACTCCACCCTTCAATGGCTCTTCGACGTGTGCTTGACGTTATTTCAAAAGGAACTTCTGGCTCAATAGATACAGTACGTGGTCCAAGGGTTAACAGTGAAGTGGCCCCTTCTGGTGGTAAAAAGGCAGCGCCGCCGAAAGTTTTAACTTGTATCACTTCTTTTACGTGCAATTGACTATTTAATACTGATGTGAATGCGCCATTTTGACTTTCTTGCATAAATACAGGAAGTTCGACATGGTTTGGGGTTTTGGCTTCTGGATTGGCTTCAGAATTAGAATTAGCATTAGCATTAGCGCTAGAATTATCATCTTGCTTAGTATTTTCATGTGCATAGGTTACTTCATGGCTAATCAGCGTACCCGTGGCCTTGCTAAATAGTGTTGCTTTGACGTGGCCATTAGTAAAAGTGAAGCCCAACGCTGTTGCTAGGCTTTCTATGACTTTCGGAAAAGGGGCGTGATCGGCAATAAGAAAAAGTGAGCCGCCATTTCGTACCCATTCAATAACAACAGATACTTCATCATTAGTCAGCGCTTGGTTAAAAGGGGGTTGCCAATTGCTTCGCTTTTTATCAAGGGCATTGGCGATAACAAGAATATCCACATTTTTAAGGGCCTGTTGGCTGAAACTTACCTTGTTTGAATCAACCGTGACTCCGTCGCTTAGTAACACCTGAGCAAAGGGTTTGAAGCGATTATTGATGGTGAGAAAATTGTGGTGAGATTCATCAACCAGTACCACTGGGCTAGCATTTGAGGTGTAAGTTGCTGTTCGCTGGTAGGGTTCAAATGTCGCGTCTGCTTGCTGAGGGCTGTCAGTGCACGAAACCACTAAAAGTACATTGAAAAGAATAGCTATTCTCGCCATCGCTTTCATTAACACGTCCTTATGAATAACTTCTAGAGTAAAAAGATAAAATAAAGCCAAATATTTCATAGCGTTAAAGGCATTTTCGACTTTAATTAGATTATTTTCCAATCATTTTGTAATTTTTATTTTTTGCCCGTGACTATAGCTTTGAAGGTTAATTAATAATCACCAAAGCATATATAGGGAATCACGATGACGGCACAAACTTCAGGCAATCAAAATGAGTTAGCGTTACAAGCCCCCAAAACATACGAAAACAATACCTATGGGAAAAATACAGGGCGTTTAGATAACAAGGCGTGGCTTCAACAAGGGTGGCAATTATTTAAGCAAGCCCCTTTTTCACTATTTGTTCTTATGCTGAGCCCGTTAATTATTGAAGGTATTATACAGCTATTACCTGCGCAACTAATACCTGATCCCCTACTAGCAGCACCCATGTCCATAATGCTTTCAAAATGGATAATGGTGCCTGTTATTGGCGCTACTTGGCTATGCATTCATAACTTGGCGACAAAAGGGAAAGTATGGTCGTTCTCTGCAATAAGCAATGCGTCGTGGGGAAAATTTCTACTTATTAGCCCTCTCCTTTTGCTACCGTTTTTAAGTCAGCTTTTGTTCTCTTGGGTACTACTTGGTAGTAGCGGCGTAGATTTGCTTTTATTCCAAAAGCTTATTGATATAAGCGCCCAAACGTTAGGTTTACTATTCTCATCGGCAGTGCCATTTATTATGCTATTTCTGTTTGTTGCACCACTAATGTTAATAGCTAAACGCACTTTTAAACAAAGTATGGCAACAACCTTTTCGATTGTTTCTGCACAGCCTAGTGCTTTCGCCATGTTAGCTGCACTAAACACCTTGGTTATTTATTTTGCGCCACACACCTTTGGTTTGTCTGTGTTACTTGCATGTCCAGTACTTGCTTGTATCCATTATGGTGCTGTTAAGCCACATCTAGCGCATAAATAACCTTTAAAATAGACCAAAACAAGGCCGCTAATGTCAGCGGCCTCGTTTAGTGTTTACCTTTGCCAATGTTTCACTTATACCGCTTTTCGCAAATAGACGTTGTAAATCATCGCTATCACTAGGCATACGCCAGCTG
The nucleotide sequence above comes from Alteromonas naphthalenivorans. Encoded proteins:
- a CDS encoding DUF1852 domain-containing protein, whose amino-acid sequence is MNNTFTFSLKRVCFDENYRPSDNTRITTNFANLARGRRRQDNLRNALQMIDNRFNALAYWDNISGDRYSAKLEIISVDIDVEGNGCTFPTIEILKTNILDRKTNTTIEGIVGNNFSSYVRDYDFSVILSEHNKDRDQFSIPNDFGDLHGKMFKAFVNSDVYKESFSKLPVICLSVSENKTYQRTENQHPVLGFEYQPNSASLTEQYFQKMGLQVRYFMPPNSVAPLAFYHFGDLLNDYTNLELISTISTMETFQKIYRPEIYNANAVAGRVYQPNLKHQDHSLTQIEYDREERNHLAAQQGKFVEENFIKPYHNILQQWSANCAL
- a CDS encoding DUF4350 domain-containing protein, yielding MKAMARIAILFNVLLVVSCTDSPQQADATFEPYQRTATYTSNASPVVLVDESHHNFLTINNRFKPFAQVLLSDGVTVDSNKVSFSQQALKNVDILVIANALDKKRSNWQPPFNQALTNDEVSVVIEWVRNGGSLFLIADHAPFPKVIESLATALGFTFTNGHVKATLFSKATGTLISHEVTYAHENTKQDDNSSANANANSNSEANPEAKTPNHVELPVFMQESQNGAFTSVLNSQLHVKEVIQVKTFGGAAFLPPEGATSLLTLGPRTVSIEPEVPFEITSSTRRRAIEGWSQGALLKLGKGRVAVFSEGMMFSSQIDTRTGDKHGMRSVGAEQNERFLFNIIHWLAG
- a CDS encoding methionine synthase, with protein sequence MKKLLPTSIAGSLPKPSWLAQPETLWSPWKLEGDELTQGKQDALRLSLLNQQQSGVDIISDGEQTRQHFVTTFIEHLNGVDFQQRKTVKIRDRYDASVPMVVGEVTRQKAVFVDDAKFLRQQTSQPIKWALPGPMTMVDTLYDSHYKSREKLAWEFAKILNQEAKELEAAGVDIIQFDEPAFNVFFDEVNDWGIAALERAAEGLKCETAVHICYGYGIKANTDWKKSLGDEWRQYEEIFPKLQSSSIDLISLECQNSRVPMELIELLRGKKVMVGAIDVATNAIETPEEVANTLRKALQFVDADKLYPCTNCGMVPLSQHVTRGKLNALSAGAEIIRQELTR